The nucleotide sequence ACCAGAAACCGGCAAATCCTATCAAAATAGCAATCCCTTTGTGATGAAAAAGATTGTAGGCAGTTGCCCCAACCTTGGTATTGACTGAATAGCCAAGCATGCCAATATCTGGTGTCAAAATGAACACCAAATAAACCCACCAAGCGTAATCCAGAAGGCTAAATAGATACATTGATAACAGGAACATTGCCAATTCCTCTACCTTAATAAGATTCTTCATAAAGTAAGTCCTGTTTATGCTATTGACTTAATCCCATCTAGAAGTATGTCTAGTTCTTCAGTAAGGTTGTACAAACTAGGAGTTACCCGTACAACTTCCAGATCTTCCAAATCACGAATGACTGTAAAAATTTTTGACCCCTCATAAAGTTTCGAAATGACTTCTTTCGTCTCCATTCCTTCGATCCTAAAACTTGCTATTGCACAGCTCCTATTGGGATCTGTGGGCGTGGTAATAACTACATTCGGAATTCCCTTTGCTTCAGATGTCCAATAGTTTTGGAGATGTCTGAGTCGTTTTTCTTTGACTTGCAGCGTTACTGTTTCATTAAAAGACTGAGCTTCTGGTATGGTAAGTATGGTAGGCACAGATAAAGTACCGAAATGACCTAGCTTTTTAATGCTGTTTTCGTCTTTGGATTTATCTCCATACATCGGTTTTAAGTCTTTGATTCTTTCTTTTTTAACATAGAGCAAGCCTGCTCCAAGAGGGTTCCCAAACCACTTGTGAAGATTCACTCCGACAAAATCAGCACCCAAGTCTTTTAAACTGAAATCTAGCTGAGCAAAGCTGTGAGCAGCATCAACAATAACATCAATTCCTTTTGGTCTAAATGCATCTGCGATTTTCTTTACCGGCATGATCTGGCCTGTCAGGTGAATCATGTGTGTCAATAGAATACATTTTGTACGAGTAGTTACAGCCTCTTGATAAGAACTGATAATCTCAGAATCGTTGGAAGGCAGTATAGGAATCTGAATTCGTTTTATTCTTATCTCCTTTTGTTTTTCAAGCATTTCGAAAGTCTCGATCATGCTGTAATAGTCTTGATCTGAGAGAATGACTTCATCTCCCTTTTCCCAGTTTAAGCCTTGAATTGCAATGTTCAATGCCTCCGTAGCATTTCTTGTAATCAATGCTTCATCTGGTTCAATGCCCGCGAAATCAGACAAGCTTGAAACAATACCACGAAAATCCTTTCCATATTGGGTCCTCAGATATCTGGATGAGTTAATGTTTAGTTTCTCTACATTTTTTAAATAAGCATCAAAAACAGGTATTGGTTGCACACCAAAATATCCATTTTCGAGATTGACAAAATCTTTTGGGACGTCATAAAATTCTTTTCTAAACTTCTTCCAGAATTTTTCATCCGTGGTTTTATCAGAATTAAATTCATCTCCGTAAACGGAAATATTAGGGGAAGTAGCTTTTACTCCTATGAAAGGAAGGCTAGCAACACCAAATCCTAGCCCTTTTAATAGTTGTCGACGGTCCATAGCTGTATCTTAAATGAATAACCATCTAAAGATAAGCCTACTTCCCAAATAGCTCTTCAAGTACCTTTACCCTGTATTCAAAAATACCTCTGAGCTGCTTTTTAATTAGAAGTGATTGCGCAATGTGTCCTAAAAAACCAAATGGAATTTTATACGATACTTTATCAATCATAAAAACTCCTTTCTCATTTTCTTCAAAATGATGTTCATGATGCCACATACTGTAGGGCCCAAACCTCTGTTCATCCACAAAAAACTTATCCTCAACCACATGTGTGATTTCAGTTACCCAATTGGTTTTAATTCCGGGTAATGGAGATACTATATAGCTTATTATTTGCCCAGGATACATCTTATCCGGTACTTCCGATGTAATCTTGAAGCCCATGTGAGAAGGAGTAATTTTTGCGAGGTTTTTCGGCGATGAAAAAAATTCCCATGCCTCAGCCAACCCCATAGGCAATTGTTGCATTACCCTTAATGTATAAATACCTGAATGTCTTGAAAACTCTACCATACCGATAAAACTTGATTTCTATAGAAATGTTAAATAATACTAATTCAAACATTCGTGTTTATTTAAAAAGGATATTTGAGTAGTGAAAGTTGTTATCTACATATCGCTTCTATGTAGCTGTTTGCTATCATTCTCACAGCGGAATTACGCATATGGAGTTGTTCGTGATAGTATTTCTAACGATGTATTAATCGGAGCTCACATCAGGAATATTGATGCAGGTAGCCTTACTTCTACCAACGAATACGGAAAATTCAAAATGCCTGTCAAAGTTGGTGACACACTTGTGTTTTCTAGCGTCGGATATCAAACACTGGCCTGGATTGCTGATTCAAGCTGGTTCGAATTGGACCAAGTCGAGTTCTTGCTTCCCTTAAAAACCATTTACCTTGATGAAGTGGTTGTCGGAGATTTTCCAGAGTATGATCGATTCAAAGAGCTAATTATTGAAGCGCAACCTGAAGACACTACTCTTAGGATTTTTGGCGTTCCTCAAGTAGTCATGGATCCTTATCCACAGCTCGAAAAGAGTGAGTACCTAAATCCCATCTATGCATTCTTTCATCCCATATCTGCTATTCATCACTCTGTGAGTAAGAAAGAAAAAGAGAAGAGGAAAATGCAACACATTCGGAAAACTAAGTTTATTACTGAAAAAGCACGACTAAATTTCACTCGAGAATGGGTAAGTGAAAACACAAAACTAGAAGGAGATAAGTTGACTAGTTTCATTGCCTACTGTAATTTTTCAGATGCTTACCTAGCAACCTCATCTCAGTTTGCTATCTATGAGTTAATGATGGACTTACTCCCAAAGTTTTTGGAAGAGTATGAGGACAGTTAATCTTTTTGACTTTCTATGTAAGCATCTACTCTTTGCTCCACATTTTCTCTAATATTCATGTAAAAGAGATTATAATCCACCACATGATAACGATCCCAGTTCAGTAAAATATTTCCAAAGAAACGTGGTTTGTTAATCCATAACATTCCATCCACGTTTTGAGCATCTGCTAATCCCGGTCTAATTTTTTTAAAGTTCTTAAGCACTCCTCCTCTATTCGCTCCCCACGAAATGCGAGAAGTATCGGTTTTCCAGGAGAGGGGGTTCACATTCAATGCATCATAGTATAAAAAGTTATGGTTTGGCGGATAATAATCTTGAATGTAGGTGTTCCAAGTAAGCCAGCATCCAATCTCTGATGGTTCGTCACATATAGGAATATCTGAAAAAGTTCCTTTGCTTAATGGCATACCTACTATGTAAGCAGCAACTAGCTTATTCATCAAGGGTCTATTTTCAAAAAATTCTCTCAATAAGTTAACAGCATGAGTAGTCCCCTGACTATGCGAAGCAATGATTATTGGGCGATCTTGATTCCAATTTTCAAGGTAGTATTCAAATGCTCTTTTTACATCCATATAAGCATACTCTAAGGCTTCTACCTTGAGTGGAAGGTTATCTATATAATACACTCCGATATGGGCTTGCCTGTACAGTGGTGCATAAACTTTTGCCGCTGAGTTGAATACTGTGGCTTGATTCTTAATAGTAGATTTTGCAATCTTTTCATTCAGGTTTTCATCATCCACGTCAGCAAACCATGGGTGATCAGGGTTTTGCTTTTTAGTATAAATCGTGGGGTAAATAAAGAAAACATCCACATCAGCAGAGTCTTGATATTCCGCCAATTCTCCTTTACCCGGAACCAAATCTGCCATATCCTTAATATTTGGATGAGCAATCCAATAATTCATTTGGGCATAGTCTGGAGCTTTTGGTACCATTTCCAAATCATCCCTTGTGTACTTGGTCTTAAATTTTTTTTGCGATTGTGATAATCCAATAAAACAGGTAAATACCAAAATAATACCTAAGACTGGCTTTGTATAAGCTGAACTTATGACCATATAAAATTTATAAATTATCTTAATACTAGATTTACGTAAGTAAAGTATTAAACCCGTAGAAATTATGACTAATCATTCATCCAATAATAATGGTGACGCTAGCCAATGTCCTTTTTTAAGTGGTACACAAAATACTGCCGGTGGTGGTGGTGTTAAAAACCGAGACTGGTGGCCAAACGAATTAAAACTCAACATCCTTAGACAGCACGCTACAAAATCAAATCCAATGGGTGAAGATTTTGATTATGCCAAAGCATTTAGCAGTGTGAATTTCTCAGAGCTGAAACAAGATGTCCTTGACTTAATGACAAATTCTCAGGATTGGTGGCCAGCCGATTATGGTCATTATGGTGGTTTTATGATCAGAATGGCATGGCATAGTGCAGGTACATATCGAGTAGGAGATGGACGTGGCGGTGCTGGCACTGGAAACCAACGATTTGCACCAATAAACAGTTGGCCTGACAATGGAAATTTGGATAAAGCAAGATTACTGCTATGGCCAATTAAAAAGAAATATGGTAATAAGGTCTCTTGGGCAGACCTTATGATCCTAGCTGGAAACTGTGCGTTAGAATCGATGGGATTCCCAACATTTGGTTTTGCAGGAGGCCGAGAAGATATATGGGAGCCAGAGCAAGATGTGTACTGGGGAAGCGAAACAGAATGGGGCGCAAATGAAGATAGATATGCAGCGGGTGATCTGGAAGATCCCTTAGCAGCAGTAATGATGGGATGGATCTATGTAAATCCAGAGGGTCCTAATGGAAACCCTGATCCGATGGGTTCTGCCAAAGACGTAAGAGAGACTTTTGGTAGAATGGCAATGAATGATGAAGAAACAGTAGCACTTGTTGCAGGAGGTCACACGTTTGGTAAAGCACATGGAGCCGCTGATCCTGGCCAATATGTAGGTGCAGAACCTCATGGTGCATCTATTGAGCAAATGAGTACTGGCTGGAAAAATACATATAAAAGTGGCGTTTTAGAAGATACAATTACCAGCGGTATTGAAGGTGCCTGGACACCAAATCCAACTCAGTGGGATGCCGATTATTTTGATGTATTGTTAAATTATGATTGGGAACTGACGAAAAGTCCGGCTGGTGCGCATCAGTGGACGCCAACTGCTGAATCAAAAGCTAAAATGGCACCAATGCCGAATGATTCAAACGGGACGCAGGCTTTAATGATGACTACTGCAGATATTGCTTTGAAAACAGATCATGCATACCTGGAAATCTCAAAGAAATTTCATGAAGACCACAAAGCCTTTGAAGATGCATTTGCAAGAGCCTGGTTTAAATTGACGCACAGAGACATGGGTCCTATTGATCGCTATTTGGGTCCTGAGGTACCTGGCGAAGAAC is from Marinobacter alexandrii and encodes:
- a CDS encoding carboxypeptidase-like regulatory domain-containing protein, encoding MKVVIYISLLCSCLLSFSQRNYAYGVVRDSISNDVLIGAHIRNIDAGSLTSTNEYGKFKMPVKVGDTLVFSSVGYQTLAWIADSSWFELDQVEFLLPLKTIYLDEVVVGDFPEYDRFKELIIEAQPEDTTLRIFGVPQVVMDPYPQLEKSEYLNPIYAFFHPISAIHHSVSKKEKEKRKMQHIRKTKFITEKARLNFTREWVSENTKLEGDKLTSFIAYCNFSDAYLATSSQFAIYELMMDLLPKFLEEYEDS
- a CDS encoding aminotransferase class V-fold PLP-dependent enzyme, which gives rise to MDRRQLLKGLGFGVASLPFIGVKATSPNISVYGDEFNSDKTTDEKFWKKFRKEFYDVPKDFVNLENGYFGVQPIPVFDAYLKNVEKLNINSSRYLRTQYGKDFRGIVSSLSDFAGIEPDEALITRNATEALNIAIQGLNWEKGDEVILSDQDYYSMIETFEMLEKQKEIRIKRIQIPILPSNDSEIISSYQEAVTTRTKCILLTHMIHLTGQIMPVKKIADAFRPKGIDVIVDAAHSFAQLDFSLKDLGADFVGVNLHKWFGNPLGAGLLYVKKERIKDLKPMYGDKSKDENSIKKLGHFGTLSVPTILTIPEAQSFNETVTLQVKEKRLRHLQNYWTSEAKGIPNVVITTPTDPNRSCAIASFRIEGMETKEVISKLYEGSKIFTVIRDLEDLEVVRVTPSLYNLTEELDILLDGIKSIA
- the katG gene encoding catalase/peroxidase HPI; translated protein: MTNHSSNNNGDASQCPFLSGTQNTAGGGGVKNRDWWPNELKLNILRQHATKSNPMGEDFDYAKAFSSVNFSELKQDVLDLMTNSQDWWPADYGHYGGFMIRMAWHSAGTYRVGDGRGGAGTGNQRFAPINSWPDNGNLDKARLLLWPIKKKYGNKVSWADLMILAGNCALESMGFPTFGFAGGREDIWEPEQDVYWGSETEWGANEDRYAAGDLEDPLAAVMMGWIYVNPEGPNGNPDPMGSAKDVRETFGRMAMNDEETVALVAGGHTFGKAHGAADPGQYVGAEPHGASIEQMSTGWKNTYKSGVLEDTITSGIEGAWTPNPTQWDADYFDVLLNYDWELTKSPAGAHQWTPTAESKAKMAPMPNDSNGTQALMMTTADIALKTDHAYLEISKKFHEDHKAFEDAFARAWFKLTHRDMGPIDRYLGPEVPGEELIWQDPIPKVDYTLSNSDIESLKKMILASGLTISEIVKTAWASASTYRDSDKRGGANGARIRLEPQRSWKVNNPEELDKVLNVLEGIQKEFKGEISMADLIVLAGNAGVEEAARNAGHNTNVPFSSGRGDATQEQTDIEQFNYLKPVGDGFRNYQNANLDIAAEDLLVDKANLLSLSIPEMAVLVGGMRVLGANFDNSNHGVFTDNAGHLTNDFFKNLIDMTFTWSATSEDDKFFEGKDRKTGSVVFTGTRADLIFGSNTELRAIAEVYATEDAEEKFVNDFVTAWTKVMNLDRYDLT
- a CDS encoding SRPBCC family protein, which produces MQQLPMGLAEAWEFFSSPKNLAKITPSHMGFKITSEVPDKMYPGQIISYIVSPLPGIKTNWVTEITHVVEDKFFVDEQRFGPYSMWHHEHHFEENEKGVFMIDKVSYKIPFGFLGHIAQSLLIKKQLRGIFEYRVKVLEELFGK
- a CDS encoding DUF4260 domain-containing protein, whose amino-acid sequence is MKNLIKVEELAMFLLSMYLFSLLDYAWWVYLVFILTPDIGMLGYSVNTKVGATAYNLFHHKGIAILIGFAGFWWQLPEMQLAGIILFGHASIDRILGYGLKFDDNFKHTHLGNL
- a CDS encoding DUF3089 domain-containing protein, giving the protein MVISSAYTKPVLGIILVFTCFIGLSQSQKKFKTKYTRDDLEMVPKAPDYAQMNYWIAHPNIKDMADLVPGKGELAEYQDSADVDVFFIYPTIYTKKQNPDHPWFADVDDENLNEKIAKSTIKNQATVFNSAAKVYAPLYRQAHIGVYYIDNLPLKVEALEYAYMDVKRAFEYYLENWNQDRPIIIASHSQGTTHAVNLLREFFENRPLMNKLVAAYIVGMPLSKGTFSDIPICDEPSEIGCWLTWNTYIQDYYPPNHNFLYYDALNVNPLSWKTDTSRISWGANRGGVLKNFKKIRPGLADAQNVDGMLWINKPRFFGNILLNWDRYHVVDYNLFYMNIRENVEQRVDAYIESQKD